In the genome of Mogibacterium neglectum, the window AAGTATCAGCTTGTCATCAGAACAGATTTAACGTAGCCATTCAGGAAGTTCGAAAGGCTATTGAAGGAAATCGATTCGGCAAGCTATCGCATGCATCTATAAATGTCCGTTGGAATAGAAACAAGGGATATTACGACCAGGCGCCTTGGAGAGGAACATGGGAAGAAGACGGCGGTTGCCTCATGAATCAGTGTATCCATGGAATTGACCTTCTCAGATGGATGATGGGAGATGAGGTCGTTGAAGTTTATGGAGCAACTAGGCAGCAATTCCACGATTACCTGGAGGCTGAAGACGTTGGAGTTGCCGTTGTTAAGTTCAAGAATGGCGCAATAGGAACCATCGAAGGAACCACCAATGTATATCCCCAGAACCTCGAAGAGACACTGTACCTATTCGGAGAGAACGGTACTGTAAAGGTCGGCGGCAAATCTACCAACACGATTGATGTGTGGGATTTCAAAGATGAGACCTCTGAAGATCAGAAGAATAAAGGTCTTGAAGAAGAAACCAGCAACGTGTACGGTAACGGTCACACCAGCTTATTTGCCGATGTAATCGAAGCGATAAATGAAGACAGGACTCCTTATGTAGACGGGGTCGCAGGAAGAAATGCACTTGAGATGGTTCTCGCGATTTACAAGAGCCAGAAGGAAGGAATACCAGTTAGACTTCCTTTAACAGACTTTGCAAGCACCGATATGCGAGGCGAATTCAAGTAGAGCGGAGGAATATAATGGAGTTTAGAGATTTAAAGAAGCAGTATGCTGCACTTAAAAATGACATAGATCGCCAAATTGACGAAGTAATCACCAGTAGCAGGTTTATCGGCGGTAGCAAAGTTTCCGAGCTTGAAGAGAAGCTAGCTGCATACGTTGGTGTAAAGCACTGTGTAACCTGTGGAAATGGAACAGATGCGCTAGAATTAGCGCTTATGGCATGGGGAATTGGGGAAGGTGACGCTGTATTCGTTCCCGACTTCACTTTTTTCTCATCTGGAGAAGTGGTTGCAATTTTAGGTGCGACACCAGTTTTCGTCGATGTAGACGAGGATACTTTCAACATGGATGCCGCTTCGCTAGAAAAGGCAATTACAGGGGTAGTCGCTGATGGGAAGTTAAGACCGAGGGTGGTTGTACCCGTAGACTTATTTGGACTCCCAGCTAACTTCCCTGAGATTAGGAAGGTTGCAGATAAGTATGGCCTTAAGATTCTTGAGGATGGAGCCCAAGGCTTTGGCGGTGAAATCAATGGACAGAAGGCGTGCAGCTTCGGAGACATCTCGACAACTTCGTTCTTCCCAGCAAAGCCACTAGGGTGCTATGGAGATGGTGGAGCGATATTTACAAATGATGATGAAGCCGCAGAGCTAATCAGATCTTACTGTGTACACGGTAAGGGTAAGATGAAGTATGACAACGTGCGCATCGGAATGAATTCCAGACTCGACTCCATTCAGGCAGGTATCCTATTGCCTAAGTTAGCTGTATTTGCAGAATATGAAGTAGCCGATGTTAACAGCGCAGCAGCTAAGTACACTGAACTTCTTAATGGAACTGTTGCTACACCTGTGGTTCCAGAAGGATTTTTAAGCAGCTGGGCACAGTACACGATTAAGCTTGAAAACAGAGAGCAGAGAGATGCGCTGCAGACATTCCTCAAAGAGAAATCAATCCCTTCTATGATTTACTATCCTAAGCAGATGCATAATCAGGAGGCGTTTAGTGGCGAAAACGACTATGGCGTTGATTGTTCTGTTACTAATAGGCTGTGCGATACAGTTCTATCGCTGCCAATTCACCCATATATCTCCGATGATGACGTGAATGAGGTGGCATCGGTTATCAAGGAGTTTTTAGGCCAGTAAGCATGCGGGATAAGATTAAATTCATATATCAGAAGGGCCTAGTTCATATAATGGGCTCGGGGCTTCTCAACAAGGTGTTTACGTTTATCGGGAATGTCTTTGTTGTAAGGTTCTTAACCAAACGCGAGTACGGAGTTTTCGGATACGCTGACAATATAATGACCTTCTTCCTGATTCTGAATGGAATGGGTATCATATATGGAATGCTTCAGTTCTGCTCAGAACAGAGGCCTGAAGAGGAAAAAGAGGCCTACTATTGGTTTTCGCTCAAGTTCGGAATGGCATTTAACTTCGCAATTGCAATAGGCGTATTCATATGTGCGGTGTTTGCACCATTAAAGGTAGCTGAGGCGAGACATGTGTTAATGATATATTCATTATATCCGTTGACATACTACATATATCAATATTATTGCCTGCTGATGCGTTGCAAGCGAGAGAATAAACGATATGCCCTCCTATCAAATCTCAATGCCTTTATTTATATGGCTGTTGAGATTGTCGGTGCGTATTACTTAAAAGCTAGTGGAATCATCATCGCTCTTTACCTTGCGACGATGATAACATCGTTAGTTGGGATGAGGTTTTACTCTATTAGGACACTAAGAAATGCGAACTATCTCTCAAGGCATCAGAAGCTAGAGCTGATAAAATATTCAGCATATGTGTGTGCGAACACTATGATTTCGAACTTACTCATCCTGATGGATGTATTCCTCATAGGTTACATCATAGTTAGTCCTGAAAAAATCGCTATATACAAGGTTGCGGCTACAATACCTGAAGCGCTCATTGTAATACCTAATAGTGTAGTGATTTTCGTGTATCCGTATTTTGCAGAGCACAACATGGAATACGGCTGGATTAAGCAGAACACCAAACGTCTAATTGGAATCACCGCCATTATGAATTTTATTATTGCGGGGATGCTATTTATTCTAGCTCCGTGGATAATAAAATTATTGTGGGGTGCTAAGTATATGGGCGCCGTTACAGTATTCAGAATACTTTCGGTTAACTACTTCGTCTCGTCAACTCTTAGAGTTAACGTGAGCAACCTGCTTGCAAGTCTCAGAAAGGTGAAGCTTAACTTTTACATAAATATTGTTGCGGGTATAAGCAATATAGTTCTCGATGCTGTGCTGATTAAGTACATGGGTATTGATGGTGCTGCATGGGCTACATTGACAGTCGTAGTGATTACAACTGCAATGCTAATGCCTGCGCTGATACATAGCATACGTAGCCTAAAGAAAATTGAGCTAGAAAACAGTTAAAAGACTGGTAATTATAAGGAATGGAGCTTAAATAAATGAGTTATGCAAGAAACTATCGAAAAAGCAAATTCAATACGTTTACTAAAATATGGTCGCTGCTTTATCTAATAGCACTGCTGGTGTTCGTATCATCTATGCTAGTGCTAGACGTAGTCCCTTCCAAGCTACTGCTCGGAGCATTTGTCGTACTTCTGATAATAAGTGCAGTATTCTTCGTACAGCTATTTAGAGATAATATAAAAAGATCCAGAAAGGTTACAGCATTTATATTGAGCTTGATCTTAATGGTGGTTTACACTGTTGGAACTGCATATGCAGTTGCTACACATGAGTTTCTAGGGCAGGTTACTGCGAAGAAGAAAGCAGAGGATGCCGTAGATGTGACGAGCAAACCATTCAACATTTACATAAGTGGAATGGATACAACTGGAAAGATCACCGAAGAAGCTCGTAGCGATGTTAATATGATTATTACGGTAAATCCTAAGACTCACAAGGTTCTCATGACTTCAATCCCAAGAGATTATCTCGTTGAACTACAAAATGGTGAGAAGGATAAGCTCACCCATACAGGTCTAATGGGCATCGATGAGACCACTTCGGATGTGGAAGATTTACTTGGTATTAAGATTAATTACTACGTAAAGGTTAACTACAATACGCTTAAGGATCTCGTAAATTCTATCGGCGGAATCACTATCAACTCTGACAAGGCATTTATCTCATACATCGGGAAATACCGCTTTGTAGAAGGTGAGAATCAGCTTGATGGTGCTAAGGCACTGGCATATGCGAGAGAGAGACATGCATATAGCGATGGCGACAACCATAGAGTTCGTAACCAGCAGGAAGTTCTCAAGGCTATCGTGAAAAAGCTTACGGGATCGACGACACTGCTCACGAGATATAACAAAATCCTGAGGTACCTCGCTCCGACTATGGAGATGAACCTGACGAGATCAGAGGTTAAGGCCCTTGTAAAGTTCCAACTAGGAAAGAATCCGAAGTGGAAGTTTGAATCCAATTCATTAGAAGGATTCGATGCATTTTCGACTGTGTATTCAGCAGGAAATCAGCAGCTATACGTTATGAAACCTGATGAAGAAAGCATTAAGAAGGCTCGTCAGAAGATTAAAGAAATCGAGCATCCAAAGTCGAAATCAAAATCAAAGAACAAGAACAAGAGCGATAACGATATTGAGAGTGAGAGCAGCGAAGATGACAACCTATAATGTAGATGCATTTCCAGAGATAAAGGACGTTCAGAGAGTTGAGCTAGATATACTCATAAAAGTTGCTAGGCTTTGTGAGGAAAGAGGGTTAACTTATTTTATCGAGAGTGGAACAGCTCTTGGTGCCGTTAGACATGGAGGATTCATCCCTTGGGATGATGACATAGATATCGGCATGCCACGTCAGGATTATGAGAAATTTCTGGATATTGCGCAGAAGGAACTGGGAGATGAATACTTTGTGCAGACGAGAGCGACTGATCCCAACGCTCCTTTCTCATTTGCTAAGGTTAGGAAGAACGGTACAACGTTCACAGAATGGAATAAGCGCAACATTAAGATGCATCACGGTATTTATATAGATATATTTCCGTATGATGGACTTCCTATAGAAGGACTTGATGAGCACATCGACAAATGCTTAAAACTCAATAAATTACAGTTTAAAAAATATATTCCAGACAGAGTAGGTGTTCCGCAGAAAAGCTTAAAGTGGAAGCTCGGAGCCATAGCGAGAAGGATGCAGTACTATCTTTTAAAGCTTTATCCGGAAAGCCTTCTTGAAGGAAAGATAAAAAAAGAGTATATGCGTTATGATACAAATCCAAATGAGCATGGATTTTGCACATGCTTCTCCTTTGTGGATAGAATCATTTTTCCAAATGAACTACTGTTCCCTCCTCAGAAGATTAATTTTGAGGGAGAGGAGTTCTATGCTCCAGCTAAACTCGTAGAATACTTAACACTTATGTACGGTGATTACAACCAGCTTCCACCTGTAGAGGACCGCGTGGGGCACAGACCCGTGGAGGTCTCTGTGACGGAGGAGCTATTTACCCGCTAGTGTAGGGTAGCGAAAGGACTAGATTGTGCTAATTTTACTGTCGTGGATTTTGAATATACTTATTCTGCTATATGAGTGGAGGAAGAAATCACTGGGGATGGTTCTCTGGGCGATGTTATTTGTGGTATTCACAGTTCCTAACACAGCGCATGCGTATTCAGGAGATTATTCCGACATAACAATTGCCAATGCTACCATGTTAGCAGTGCTATTTATGGCGCTTTATATGTTTACGAGATTCTTTTATTTTGCAAAGTTTAATGCAGAGAAGCTAGAGATGGAGGTAGCGGATTTTGAGGAGACCCCAGAGGGCCTATTCAGAATGATTTTCTGTGTATACTTGATTTGCTTCGTAATAGTGGCTGGAGGATTTTACGGCAGAGGATATTCTCTTTTCAACTCAACATGGACTCAGACGCTTAACATGACTCAGACGCCATTAGAGATTTTGGCTGGAAAGATTATGGTTGCCTTCTCAGGAATTGGATTTGCTTGCCTATGCAAGAAGAAGCGCCTGTGTTTTTTGATTGCATTTGCGATTTATTTATTCTGCGCACTTTATTCAAAATCTAGGTATAATCTTCTTGGCTTCATAACGCCTTTTATCATCTACTTTCTTTTTAATAAAAATAACAAGAAGGTTGCAGTAGGAGTATCGGCAGGAATAGTTCTTGTGTTTGCTGTGTTCGTATTCCAGCAGATTCGTTGGTTAGGAGATATATCTTTACTCCCTAAGGTCGGAATCGGAGAAATCTTTAAGAGATCTATCGACTATATGAGAAAGGGCGGAGGAGAGCTAGGACTTATCAAGGCATACTACTACTTTGTGGAGCATAACAATAACTTCCCCAAATTCGGTATGGGGCTAGGATACATGAGACTTGCATTGCTGTTTGTTCCAGCGGCCATAGCCAAATTTAAGCCGAGGGACTTTGCTATAGATATGTATAAAGAGTGGATGCACGTTGATAATCCTCGAGGGACAATGCATCCAACACTTTTCGGTGATGTGTTTGCTAATTTTGGATTCATGTGTTTCTTGTTGGGGGTTATATATGGAATCCTAGTGTCCTTCGTAGATGAGTTTATCAAGGCTACGAAGGATCCAACTATGCGATGCATGAAAGCAAGTATGGTCTGCACGCTGTTTATTCTTATTGGAAGAGGCGCGACATACAACGCTATTTTTAACTATATTATTGGATCACTAGTACTGGATATCATATACACGGTTTATAGAATTCGGAGGAGGGCAAGTGAAGATACTCTTTATCAGTGCAGCTAATAAAAACTTTGACGGTAGGACGAGGGCATTACTCGATGTCCTAAATTCATTTGCTGACATCGTAGACATAACAACAACCCAAGAAGATGATTTCATGGATAACAGTTCATATTATGTGAACTATAAGTCCTATAAGGAGTTTATTCGTAAAATCGTAGAAATCGGCAAGAAGCATAGAGACGTGGATTTTATCTTTGCTGATAACAGAAAAGCAACTGTTCCGGCGCTCAAGCTAAATAAGCTTCTTAAACCTAAAGCTGTGATTTACGATGCGAGGGAGCTATATCTACAGAGAGAAACTCACGGCTTTGCTAGTAAGGTCGGCTGTTTTTTCGAGTCGAGGATGATTGCGAAAGCCACACTGACAATCTGCGCAAATGAAGAGCGAAAGCAGGTTATGGAGAAAGAGTACGGCAAGATTGGAGCAATACTCGTGTTTGAAAACTTCCGAAAGCTATCGTATTCTAAGGAGTTTTCAGAGGAAGTAATGAAGCTGAAATTCGACTATCTGAACGGAGATGATTCATTTAAAATCGTATCAACAGCTGGCTGCGAAATCGAAAGAGGCACAAAGGAACTTATCGAAGCAGCAGCGAAGCTAAACTTCAATAACACATTGTACCTAGTTGGCTGCAAGGAAAATGCTGAGAAGCAGGAGATAGAATCATTCATCGAAGAGAACAAGCTCGAGAATGTGAAACTCATACCTAGACTAAACCAGGATGAACTCAAATACTTCGTCTCTAAGTGTGATGTTGGAATAGCGATGTATCACAAGAAGAATTCAAACAATCTCTACTGTTCGTCGGGGAAAATCTATGAATACGCATATGAAGGGATTGCTGTTGCAACGACTGATAATCCACCGATGAAGAGAGTTTTGGACGAGTACGGAATCGGAGCATATGACAGCGATATTGGCAAAGCGTTGGTGAGTGTTCACGACAATATGGACGATATTAAGAAGAATATAGAAACATTTGTCGGAGATCGAGTAGTCGAGAAGAAACAGGAAGAATTTGCATTTGATTTAAGAAAGTGTATGGAGGACTTACAAGATGGGAAATAGCTTTGAGAAGAGGATTATCGAGCTAGTGAAGAAGTATGCGTTAGTAATGATTATATGCGTGGTAGTTTGCGCAGTTGTAATGGCTAAGGTTGAAGGGTCCAAGGCTACAACTTCATACAAGGCGAAGCTCACAGTCGCAGTTACACCTGCTGAAGGATATCAGAAAAGCACCCTTGAGGATATCCAGAAGAATGAGGAGCTTGTTGGACTCTATGCAAAGATTTCGACATCATCGAAGACTCTCGACCGTGTAGCTCAGTACGCAGGGCTCGATGAAAAAGGCAGAATCGCACTTAATTCAAGAGTTGCAGTTGATTTTGATAAGGATGGTCAGTATGTAGATATTTACATTACTGCTGATACTGAAGATGAAGCCCTCAAGTTAGCAGATGCAGAAGCCAAAGCTGTTGTTGAAGTTGGCAAAGAGGTTAGAGGCGAAGACATACTAAAGGTGGTCTCGATGCCGAGCAAGCCACTCGAAGCGGAGAGTGTAAGTACGAAAGGTTACTATGTTACAGGTGGTGTTGCAGGTATCTTTGTGGGAATCATAGTAAGTGCACTACTGGAGATGAAAAGAAAGAAGATAGAAAAATAAAATGCCCGCACGCAAGTAGTATCGCTATACCTTTGGGTGGCCGACAATGCGCATGTTTTGAAGGCAAGCAGAGTGCACCTTGATAAGTAAAACAACGAGATTGTTTAACGAAAATAACAGGCTATTTGATAAGTATCTTCCATCTGTGAAGGGATATGGTCAAGCGATTTAAAGTCAGAATTTCTAAATTATGACAGTATAGAGAAAGAACAAATTATGTACGAACTTAAAACCTTAAATCATATGCTAGCCTTCATAGATAGGCTAGTCGGTAAGATTAGTATTAAAAAAGGACAAAATACAATCATCTCGGTATCTGCATTTGGAATGATGATGACATCTTTCTGTAAATTTTCATATTTTACGGAAAGATTATCACATTATGGAATCCATCAAAATATGGTGAATATTACTAGTAGCGTTATATTCTTCGTGTTCTTAATACTGATATTTGCTTCGTTGGATATGAGTGATAATAAGGATGTTAGGTTAAATGCATGGCTAGGGATACCTCTTTTTCTTGTCATCATATCCTATACGGTTACAGGAATAGTAGAGAAGGCACCAAAGCAGCTAGTTTGGGCCTTTATATACAGTTTCATATTCGTGCCGATTTCATATCGACTTGCAAGCAAGAAAAATAGGGAAATATTTATTGATGGAATTGCAATAGGAATTGCTATTTTTGGGGTGCTAATTTTATTTTTAAATATTATATTTTCACCTATGGTTGCCAAGACCTCATTTAGTATCGCTAGGTACACTGGTGTTCTAACAAATCCTACAATATTAGGGTTTTATCTGAATGTATTTATTGTTGTATATGCATATATTATTTATAGGAAGGTTTTTGTTGAAAAGAATATATTAGAGAACGTCTCAAACTTGATAGTTTTTTCAATAGCAGTTTGGGGCATGGGAATGTCGTGGTTTGCAATTCTTATGACAAAAAGTAGAGGATCTTTCCTTGGCATACTATCAATACTTTTGTTCTATA includes:
- a CDS encoding Gfo/Idh/MocA family protein, with amino-acid sequence MKYALIGCGRIATNHVTAAVNNNLEIVAVCDVVPEKMEAILEKHNLAEDKSIKRYTDYKKMLEENDLELVSIATESGKHAAIALDAIDAGVNVIIEKPMAMNMADAEEIIKRAAEKHVKVSACHQNRFNVAIQEVRKAIEGNRFGKLSHASINVRWNRNKGYYDQAPWRGTWEEDGGCLMNQCIHGIDLLRWMMGDEVVEVYGATRQQFHDYLEAEDVGVAVVKFKNGAIGTIEGTTNVYPQNLEETLYLFGENGTVKVGGKSTNTIDVWDFKDETSEDQKNKGLEEETSNVYGNGHTSLFADVIEAINEDRTPYVDGVAGRNALEMVLAIYKSQKEGIPVRLPLTDFASTDMRGEFK
- a CDS encoding DegT/DnrJ/EryC1/StrS family aminotransferase; protein product: MEFRDLKKQYAALKNDIDRQIDEVITSSRFIGGSKVSELEEKLAAYVGVKHCVTCGNGTDALELALMAWGIGEGDAVFVPDFTFFSSGEVVAILGATPVFVDVDEDTFNMDAASLEKAITGVVADGKLRPRVVVPVDLFGLPANFPEIRKVADKYGLKILEDGAQGFGGEINGQKACSFGDISTTSFFPAKPLGCYGDGGAIFTNDDEAAELIRSYCVHGKGKMKYDNVRIGMNSRLDSIQAGILLPKLAVFAEYEVADVNSAAAKYTELLNGTVATPVVPEGFLSSWAQYTIKLENREQRDALQTFLKEKSIPSMIYYPKQMHNQEAFSGENDYGVDCSVTNRLCDTVLSLPIHPYISDDDVNEVASVIKEFLGQ
- a CDS encoding oligosaccharide flippase family protein codes for the protein MRDKIKFIYQKGLVHIMGSGLLNKVFTFIGNVFVVRFLTKREYGVFGYADNIMTFFLILNGMGIIYGMLQFCSEQRPEEEKEAYYWFSLKFGMAFNFAIAIGVFICAVFAPLKVAEARHVLMIYSLYPLTYYIYQYYCLLMRCKRENKRYALLSNLNAFIYMAVEIVGAYYLKASGIIIALYLATMITSLVGMRFYSIRTLRNANYLSRHQKLELIKYSAYVCANTMISNLLILMDVFLIGYIIVSPEKIAIYKVAATIPEALIVIPNSVVIFVYPYFAEHNMEYGWIKQNTKRLIGITAIMNFIIAGMLFILAPWIIKLLWGAKYMGAVTVFRILSVNYFVSSTLRVNVSNLLASLRKVKLNFYINIVAGISNIVLDAVLIKYMGIDGAAWATLTVVVITTAMLMPALIHSIRSLKKIELENS
- a CDS encoding LCP family protein, encoding MSYARNYRKSKFNTFTKIWSLLYLIALLVFVSSMLVLDVVPSKLLLGAFVVLLIISAVFFVQLFRDNIKRSRKVTAFILSLILMVVYTVGTAYAVATHEFLGQVTAKKKAEDAVDVTSKPFNIYISGMDTTGKITEEARSDVNMIITVNPKTHKVLMTSIPRDYLVELQNGEKDKLTHTGLMGIDETTSDVEDLLGIKINYYVKVNYNTLKDLVNSIGGITINSDKAFISYIGKYRFVEGENQLDGAKALAYARERHAYSDGDNHRVRNQQEVLKAIVKKLTGSTTLLTRYNKILRYLAPTMEMNLTRSEVKALVKFQLGKNPKWKFESNSLEGFDAFSTVYSAGNQQLYVMKPDEESIKKARQKIKEIEHPKSKSKSKNKNKSDNDIESESSEDDNL
- a CDS encoding LicD family protein, whose amino-acid sequence is MTTYNVDAFPEIKDVQRVELDILIKVARLCEERGLTYFIESGTALGAVRHGGFIPWDDDIDIGMPRQDYEKFLDIAQKELGDEYFVQTRATDPNAPFSFAKVRKNGTTFTEWNKRNIKMHHGIYIDIFPYDGLPIEGLDEHIDKCLKLNKLQFKKYIPDRVGVPQKSLKWKLGAIARRMQYYLLKLYPESLLEGKIKKEYMRYDTNPNEHGFCTCFSFVDRIIFPNELLFPPQKINFEGEEFYAPAKLVEYLTLMYGDYNQLPPVEDRVGHRPVEVSVTEELFTR
- a CDS encoding glycosyltransferase, whose translation is MKILFISAANKNFDGRTRALLDVLNSFADIVDITTTQEDDFMDNSSYYVNYKSYKEFIRKIVEIGKKHRDVDFIFADNRKATVPALKLNKLLKPKAVIYDARELYLQRETHGFASKVGCFFESRMIAKATLTICANEERKQVMEKEYGKIGAILVFENFRKLSYSKEFSEEVMKLKFDYLNGDDSFKIVSTAGCEIERGTKELIEAAAKLNFNNTLYLVGCKENAEKQEIESFIEENKLENVKLIPRLNQDELKYFVSKCDVGIAMYHKKNSNNLYCSSGKIYEYAYEGIAVATTDNPPMKRVLDEYGIGAYDSDIGKALVSVHDNMDDIKKNIETFVGDRVVEKKQEEFAFDLRKCMEDLQDGK
- a CDS encoding O-antigen ligase family protein codes for the protein MYELKTLNHMLAFIDRLVGKISIKKGQNTIISVSAFGMMMTSFCKFSYFTERLSHYGIHQNMVNITSSVIFFVFLILIFASLDMSDNKDVRLNAWLGIPLFLVIISYTVTGIVEKAPKQLVWAFIYSFIFVPISYRLASKKNREIFIDGIAIGIAIFGVLILFLNIIFSPMVAKTSFSIARYTGVLTNPTILGFYLNVFIVVYAYIIYRKVFVEKNILENVSNLIVFSIAVWGMGMSWFAILMTKSRGSFLGILSILLFYTIIVMKGIFKSHLTIKNTAIIFVITVTMLATAYKISDNILKRDLRALKIKENYTISQMMFGRIKEMSNFKDVDEYHFAYMEPKNLTEAQRKIWGDLDKLTTHRIWIWYIYSQHLGFIGHKSRTFIIPGYTKGFERQSHNAILEVTFNGGYIAGFGFLLIEITTGIYALIILFRKKEYTDNNLEMLFLSLAAIAFCVNGIFSTINTLTTYSITMMYYMALTTVGFRKSDESLTTTK